In Tenacibaculum pacificus, a single window of DNA contains:
- the fabD gene encoding ACP S-malonyltransferase has translation MKAYIFPGQGAQFTGMGLDLYEKSPVAQELFEKANDILGFSITDVMFEGTPEELKQTKVTQPAIFLHSVILAKVLGDDFKPEMVAGHSLGELSALVANGVLSFEDGLTLVSKRALAMQKACEIKPSTMAAVLGLEDKIVEDTCAEIDGVVVAANYNCPGQLVISGEVEAIEKACEVLTEKGAKRAIILPVGGAFHSPMMEPAREELAKAIEETTFSQPTCPVYQNVVAKAVTNPEEIKENLIAQLTAPVRWTQCIQAMVADGGTEFIEVGPGKVLQGLMRKIDRTVTASGAGVLA, from the coding sequence ATGAAAGCATATATTTTTCCAGGTCAAGGAGCGCAATTTACAGGAATGGGATTAGATTTATATGAAAAATCACCCGTAGCCCAAGAATTATTTGAAAAAGCAAACGATATATTAGGTTTCAGTATTACAGACGTAATGTTTGAAGGTACACCTGAGGAATTAAAGCAAACAAAGGTAACTCAGCCAGCTATATTCTTACATTCTGTAATTTTAGCTAAAGTTTTAGGAGACGATTTTAAACCTGAAATGGTTGCAGGACATTCATTAGGTGAATTATCTGCATTAGTAGCAAACGGAGTTTTATCTTTTGAAGATGGATTAACTTTAGTTTCTAAACGTGCTTTGGCAATGCAAAAGGCTTGTGAAATTAAGCCATCAACAATGGCAGCTGTTTTAGGTTTAGAAGATAAAATTGTTGAAGATACTTGTGCCGAAATTGATGGCGTTGTAGTTGCTGCAAATTACAACTGTCCTGGTCAATTAGTAATTTCAGGAGAAGTAGAAGCAATTGAAAAAGCGTGTGAAGTATTAACTGAAAAAGGCGCAAAAAGAGCCATTATTTTACCTGTTGGAGGTGCATTTCATTCACCAATGATGGAACCAGCTCGTGAGGAATTAGCAAAAGCAATTGAAGAAACTACTTTTAGTCAGCCAACTTGCCCTGTATATCAGAATGTAGTTGCAAAAGCGGTTACTAATCCTGAAGAGATTAAAGAAAATTTAATAGCACAATTAACTGCACCAGTAAGATGGACGCAATGTATTCAAGCAATGGTTGCCGATGGAGGAACTGAATTTATTGAAGTTGGACCAGGTAAAGTTTTACAAGGTTTAATGCGTAAAATTGATAGAACTGTTACAGCAAGTGGAGCAGGGGTATTAGCTTAG
- a CDS encoding aldehyde dehydrogenase has product MNIPELIQAQKNFFATQQTKNISFRVNALKRLQKELIKRENDIIKALYADFKKSAYEAVMTETSIVLAELKMAIKNCHSWSKPKRVLPSLLNFPSSAKIYKEPYGTTLIIAPWNYPHQLAFAPLLGAITAGNTIILKPSELTPHVSKITKEIIEAVFDKNHVAVIEGGIAVSQELLAQRWDYIFFTGSVPVGKIVAKAAAEHLTPITLELGGKSPCIIDETANIPLTAKRLVWGKFLNAGQTCIAPDYLLIHKSVKENFIKHFKEEIINAYGENPQNSSDFPRIVNTRNFDRLALLLKDENCIIGGQTDREKRYISPTLIDEPSLNSEVMKEEIFGPILPLISYQKEEDFDKIISNYNKPLALYVFTTRNSFTKKIIAKYSFGGGTINDTTVHFANHRLPFGGVGESGIGSYHGKQSFETFSHQKGVVTRKNWLDIPVRYAPYKGKLKQLKMLLKIS; this is encoded by the coding sequence ATGAATATTCCTGAATTAATACAAGCACAAAAAAACTTTTTTGCAACACAGCAAACTAAAAATATTTCTTTTAGAGTAAATGCTTTAAAAAGACTTCAGAAAGAACTCATAAAAAGAGAAAATGACATTATTAAAGCTTTATATGCTGATTTTAAAAAATCAGCATATGAAGCCGTAATGACTGAAACTTCCATTGTTTTAGCTGAATTAAAAATGGCGATTAAAAACTGTCATTCTTGGAGCAAACCAAAACGAGTTTTACCATCGCTTTTAAATTTTCCTTCATCAGCAAAAATATATAAAGAACCCTACGGAACTACATTAATTATTGCACCTTGGAATTATCCGCATCAATTAGCTTTTGCGCCACTTTTAGGTGCAATTACAGCAGGAAATACCATCATTTTAAAACCATCAGAATTAACACCACACGTAAGTAAAATTACCAAAGAAATTATAGAAGCCGTATTTGATAAAAATCACGTGGCAGTTATTGAAGGTGGCATTGCTGTTTCTCAAGAATTATTAGCACAACGCTGGGATTATATTTTTTTTACAGGAAGTGTGCCTGTTGGAAAAATTGTAGCAAAAGCGGCTGCCGAACACCTTACTCCTATCACTTTAGAATTAGGCGGAAAAAGTCCTTGTATTATTGATGAAACGGCTAATATTCCACTAACGGCAAAACGTTTAGTTTGGGGTAAATTTCTAAATGCAGGACAAACATGTATTGCTCCTGATTATTTATTGATTCATAAATCAGTAAAAGAAAATTTTATAAAGCATTTTAAAGAGGAAATAATAAATGCTTATGGAGAAAACCCTCAAAATTCTAGCGATTTCCCTAGAATTGTAAATACTCGTAATTTTGATAGATTAGCCTTACTTTTAAAAGATGAAAACTGCATAATTGGAGGGCAAACAGATAGAGAAAAGCGCTATATTTCACCAACACTTATTGATGAACCAAGCTTAAATAGTGAGGTTATGAAAGAGGAAATATTTGGTCCTATACTTCCTTTAATTTCATATCAAAAAGAAGAAGATTTTGATAAAATAATTTCTAATTATAATAAGCCTTTAGCCTTGTATGTTTTTACAACACGTAATAGTTTTACTAAAAAGATAATTGCAAAATATTCTTTTGGCGGAGGAACAATTAATGATACAACTGTACATTTTGCTAATCATCGTTTACCTTTTGGTGGCGTTGGCGAAAGTGGCATTGGTAGCTATCACGGAAAACAAAGTTTTGAAACTTTTTCTCATCAAAAAGGAGTCGTTACCAGAAAAAACTGGCTAGATATCCCTGTACGATATGCGCCTTATAAAGGAAAATTAAAACAATTAAAGATGTTATTAAAAATAAGTTAA
- a CDS encoding DegT/DnrJ/EryC1/StrS family aminotransferase, producing the protein MVDLQGQYAKIKPQVNKAFESVLDTAYYIGGPEVKGFGSDLEKYLDVKHVIPCANGTDALQIAMMGLGLEQGDEVITADFTFAATVEVIALLKLTPVLVDVDADTFNINIEALKKAITPKTKAIVPVHLFGQCANMEAVMEIAKEHNLFVIEDNAQAIGADYTFSDGTKKKSGTIGNVGTTSFFPSKNLGCYGDGGAIFTNDDDLAHTIRGIVNHGMYKRYYHDVVGVNSRLDSLQAAVLQIKLPLLDSFCDARRKAARYYNTAFANNTNIITPTTSSCGTTMCDNCNCHVFHQYTLKITNGKRNELHQHLLDNNIPNAIYYPVPLHAQKAYKDARYNEDDFKVTNQLIDEVISLPMHTELDEEQLAFITKTILDFLG; encoded by the coding sequence ATGGTTGACCTACAAGGTCAATATGCAAAAATAAAACCACAAGTAAATAAAGCTTTTGAGAGTGTTTTAGACACTGCCTACTATATTGGAGGTCCTGAGGTTAAAGGATTCGGAAGCGATTTAGAAAAATATTTAGACGTAAAACACGTAATTCCATGTGCTAACGGAACTGATGCTCTGCAAATAGCAATGATGGGTTTAGGTTTAGAACAAGGTGATGAAGTTATTACTGCTGATTTTACTTTTGCTGCAACTGTTGAAGTTATTGCTTTATTAAAGCTAACTCCTGTTTTAGTTGATGTAGATGCAGATACTTTTAACATTAATATTGAAGCTTTAAAAAAGGCTATTACACCAAAAACAAAAGCAATTGTTCCTGTTCATTTATTTGGTCAGTGTGCAAATATGGAAGCGGTAATGGAAATTGCCAAAGAACATAATTTATTTGTTATTGAGGATAATGCTCAAGCAATTGGAGCAGACTATACTTTTTCTGACGGAACAAAAAAGAAATCTGGAACTATTGGAAATGTAGGTACAACATCTTTTTTCCCTTCTAAAAACTTAGGTTGTTATGGTGATGGTGGTGCAATTTTCACTAATGATGATGATTTAGCTCATACAATTAGAGGAATTGTAAACCACGGAATGTACAAGCGTTATTATCATGATGTTGTTGGTGTAAATTCTCGTTTAGACAGCTTACAAGCAGCTGTTTTACAAATAAAATTACCTTTATTAGACAGTTTTTGTGATGCTCGTAGAAAAGCTGCTAGATATTATAATACTGCTTTTGCTAATAATACAAATATTATAACTCCAACGACTAGCTCTTGTGGTACAACGATGTGTGATAACTGTAATTGTCATGTTTTTCATCAGTATACTTTAAAAATTACAAACGGAAAACGTAATGAATTACATCAACATTTATTAGACAATAATATTCCGAATGCAATTTATTACCCTGTGCCGTTACATGCTCAAAAAGCATATAAAGATGCACGTTATAACGAAGATGATTTTAAAGTTACAAATCAATTAATTGATGAAGTAATTTCATTACCAATGCACACCGAATTAGATGAAGAGCAATTGGCTTTTATTACTAAAACAATTTTAGATTTTTTAGGATAA
- a CDS encoding acyl-CoA thioesterase yields MSFSVPFKTRWADFDANIHMRHTAYNDYAAEVRLRFFKEHNITIQDFTNEKTGPILFEENTKFLSEIHMGTDITVNLKIIGLSNKGERWKIQREVFNENGKLSAIITVYGAWLDLVKRKLTVPPTKFQTIFNTVEKTEDFKEIILKN; encoded by the coding sequence ATGAGTTTTAGTGTACCTTTTAAAACAAGATGGGCAGATTTTGATGCCAATATACATATGCGACACACCGCATACAATGATTATGCAGCCGAAGTAAGATTACGTTTTTTTAAAGAACATAATATTACTATTCAAGATTTTACAAATGAAAAAACAGGTCCTATTTTATTTGAAGAAAATACCAAATTTTTAAGTGAAATTCATATGGGGACAGATATTACTGTCAATTTAAAAATAATAGGACTATCAAATAAAGGCGAACGTTGGAAAATTCAACGTGAAGTTTTTAATGAAAACGGAAAATTATCAGCAATAATAACGGTTTACGGTGCTTGGCTAGATTTAGTAAAAAGAAAATTAACTGTTCCTCCTACTAAATTTCAAACAATATTTAATACCGTAGAAAAAACCGAAGATTTTAAAGAAATTATATTAAAAAATTAA
- a CDS encoding MFS transporter — protein MINQKIKTLKIIHLALIAGVTLTYFLMGDFKNILNIEIDDASLIYSFIPAVAYVLSNFIFKNTLKGIKKESTDNEKFTIYQSASIFKWAIIEIACFLILLLKPDFILFGVILLFYMILLAPKEDKIFQLLDIKNSNI, from the coding sequence ATGATAAATCAAAAAATAAAAACACTTAAAATAATTCATCTTGCCTTAATAGCAGGAGTTACTTTAACCTATTTTTTAATGGGCGATTTTAAAAACATCTTAAATATAGAAATAGATGATGCTTCTTTAATATATTCATTTATTCCTGCGGTAGCTTATGTTTTAAGTAACTTTATATTTAAAAATACTTTAAAAGGAATTAAAAAAGAAAGTACTGATAATGAAAAATTTACTATTTATCAAAGTGCTTCTATTTTTAAGTGGGCTATAATAGAGATTGCTTGTTTTTTGATTCTTCTTTTAAAACCCGATTTTATTCTTTTTGGTGTTATTCTTTTATTTTATATGATTTTATTAGCACCTAAAGAAGATAAAATATTTCAACTTTTGGATATTAAAAATTCAAACATTTAA
- a CDS encoding mechanosensitive ion channel family protein — protein sequence MISKSFYRLFKNYFSISEEFSINLNLIANLLIIAILGYIFYKAFRYFGTKFIKKLVSKTTTNFDDFLLNNRVFLNISRIFVFLFLYSLLTPLLVDFPNLLNYGHRFINLIILFSIIWFIRSILLTIKDFLRTLTAFKDKPLESYVQIFMIVLWIIGFIISFSIITGKPLIRFLTALGAFSAVLLLIFKDTILGFVASIQITVNDTVRLNDWITIDKYNADGNVTAINLASVIVQNFDNTVTSIPTYSLISESFKNWRAMDNSGGRRIKRSVLIKSNSIHFLTDEDIENYKKISLLTDYVTTAYENVKAHNLENNIDKSILINGRNLTNFGMFRKYLDEYLKQHPKINQELLFMSRQLQPTENGIPLEIYAFCKNKSWVAYERDMADIFDHILASIKYFNLEIFENPTGTDIINLKNN from the coding sequence ATGATAAGCAAATCTTTTTATCGATTATTTAAAAATTATTTTTCAATATCAGAAGAATTCTCAATTAATTTAAATTTAATTGCAAACTTGCTTATTATTGCAATTTTAGGGTATATTTTTTATAAAGCATTTCGATATTTTGGAACTAAATTTATAAAAAAATTAGTATCAAAAACAACAACAAATTTTGATGATTTTTTATTAAATAATCGAGTATTTTTAAATATTTCTAGAATTTTTGTTTTTCTGTTTTTATACTCGTTACTCACTCCTCTTTTAGTTGATTTTCCTAATCTATTAAATTACGGACATCGATTTATCAATCTAATTATTTTATTTTCGATTATCTGGTTTATCAGAAGCATTTTATTAACAATTAAAGATTTTTTAAGAACTTTAACCGCTTTTAAAGACAAACCTTTAGAAAGTTATGTTCAAATTTTTATGATTGTTTTATGGATTATAGGTTTTATAATTTCTTTTTCAATTATTACAGGTAAACCACTAATTCGTTTTTTAACCGCTTTAGGAGCTTTTTCTGCTGTTTTATTACTTATTTTTAAAGATACTATTTTAGGTTTTGTAGCAAGTATTCAAATAACGGTAAACGATACCGTACGTTTAAATGATTGGATTACCATCGACAAATACAATGCCGATGGAAACGTAACAGCCATAAATTTAGCCTCGGTAATTGTACAAAATTTTGATAATACAGTAACAAGTATTCCTACGTATTCTTTAATTTCTGAATCGTTTAAAAACTGGCGTGCGATGGATAATTCTGGCGGACGTAGAATAAAACGCTCGGTACTTATAAAATCGAATAGTATTCATTTTTTAACAGATGAAGACATTGAAAACTATAAAAAAATAAGCTTATTAACCGATTATGTTACCACAGCTTATGAAAATGTAAAAGCCCATAATTTGGAAAATAACATTGATAAATCAATATTAATTAACGGGCGAAACTTGACAAATTTTGGAATGTTTAGAAAATATTTAGACGAATATTTAAAACAACATCCGAAGATAAATCAAGAATTATTATTTATGTCTCGTCAGTTACAACCTACCGAAAACGGAATTCCGTTAGAAATTTACGCCTTTTGTAAAAATAAATCGTGGGTAGCTTATGAAAGAGACATGGCTGATATTTTTGACCATATTTTGGCAAGTATAAAATATTTTAACTTAGAAATTTTTGAAAATCCGACAGGAACAGATATTATCAATTTAAAAAATAACTAA
- a CDS encoding choice-of-anchor I family protein: MKTLQKIILGTTLSVLAIGCQNDDDTVKKQIDTSVNFSYKTSIKIGGEGASEISAFDKISKKLFTVNVESNEISINNITDLNNPKKEKIDLTTYGAPNSVAVLNGQLAVAVEASVKQNNGKILLFNTADNKLISEFTVGALPDMVAFSPDGKTIVSANEGEPNSEYTIDPKGTISIINIENKEVTTLNFDAFNSDESALEKDGFRVFGPDATLSEDVEPEYVAISDDSKTAWISLQENNGIAKVNLATKTIEAIYPLGFKDYNLAENSIDASDKDDKKELKKWPVKGMYQPDAIKYANINGVDYIFSANEGDSRDYDGFSEEVRMDDLVLDETVFPISKDYLNEVNLGRLKTTTTLGDTNNDGKVETLYSYGARSFSVWSGDSGTLLYDSGNNIATETLNATLDRFNDNDKRSDDKGAEPESVEILNIGNERYILFVGLERNDQVMVYDVTNPTAPVFLDILSHTGDEGPEGLLAISAEDSPTGKALLVVSNEDSGTVTFYENK; this comes from the coding sequence ATGAAAACATTACAAAAAATTATTTTAGGTACTACTTTAAGTGTTTTAGCTATAGGATGTCAAAATGATGATGACACTGTTAAAAAACAAATAGACACATCTGTAAACTTCAGTTATAAAACAAGTATAAAAATTGGTGGTGAAGGCGCTTCAGAAATTTCGGCTTTCGATAAGATATCGAAAAAATTATTTACGGTTAATGTTGAATCTAATGAGATATCAATAAATAACATTACAGATTTAAACAATCCTAAAAAAGAAAAAATAGACCTTACTACTTATGGTGCTCCAAATAGTGTTGCAGTACTTAACGGTCAATTAGCTGTTGCAGTTGAAGCATCAGTAAAACAAAACAACGGAAAAATTTTATTATTCAATACAGCAGATAATAAATTAATAAGTGAATTTACAGTAGGTGCTTTACCTGATATGGTGGCTTTTTCTCCTGATGGAAAAACAATTGTTTCTGCTAACGAAGGAGAACCTAATAGTGAGTACACAATTGACCCAAAAGGAACTATAAGTATTATTAATATCGAAAATAAAGAAGTTACTACTTTAAATTTTGATGCATTTAATTCTGATGAAAGTGCATTAGAAAAAGACGGATTTAGAGTTTTTGGTCCTGATGCTACTTTATCAGAAGATGTAGAACCTGAATATGTTGCTATTTCAGACGATTCTAAAACTGCTTGGATTTCTTTACAGGAAAACAACGGAATTGCAAAAGTAAACTTAGCTACAAAAACAATTGAAGCTATTTATCCTTTAGGATTTAAAGATTACAATCTTGCTGAAAACAGTATTGATGCTAGTGATAAAGATGATAAAAAAGAATTAAAAAAATGGCCTGTAAAAGGGATGTATCAGCCAGATGCTATTAAATATGCAAATATTAACGGTGTTGATTATATTTTCTCTGCAAACGAAGGAGATTCTAGAGATTATGACGGTTTTAGCGAAGAAGTTAGAATGGATGATTTAGTATTAGATGAAACTGTTTTTCCTATTTCTAAGGACTATTTAAATGAGGTAAACTTAGGAAGATTAAAAACTACAACTACTTTAGGTGATACTAATAACGATGGAAAAGTAGAAACTTTATATAGTTATGGAGCTCGTTCTTTTAGTGTTTGGTCAGGTGATAGCGGTACACTTTTATACGATAGTGGTAATAATATCGCTACCGAAACATTAAACGCTACTTTAGATAGATTTAATGATAACGATAAAAGAAGTGATGATAAAGGTGCTGAACCAGAAAGTGTAGAAATTTTAAATATCGGAAATGAGCGTTATATTTTATTTGTTGGTTTAGAAAGAAACGATCAAGTTATGGTTTATGATGTAACAAATCCTACTGCTCCTGTATTTTTAGATATTTTATCTCATACTGGTGATGAAGGTCCTGAAGGTTTATTAGCTATATCTGCTGAAGATAGCCCAACAGGAAAAGCTTTATTAGTAGTTTCTAATGAAGATAGTGGAACTGTAACATTCTACGAAAACAAATAA
- the galE gene encoding UDP-glucose 4-epimerase GalE, whose amino-acid sequence MKKILVTGGLGFIGSHTVVELQNKGFEVVIIDDLSNSKITVLDKITEITGVKPDFHQLDLRIKSNVTNFFNNNTIDGIIHFAAFKAVGESVQNPLDYYENNIGSLVYLLQEIRNRKIDNFIFSSSCTVYGQADELPITENAPTKPAESPYGNTKQIGEEIIKDSCDAYNINAIALRYFNPIGAHDSLKIGELPLGVPQNLIPYVTQTAVGIRKELSVFGDDYETPDGTAIRDYIHVVDLAKAHIAALNRLLEKKNKTNFEFFNVGTGTGSSVLEVINSFEKVTNKKLNYKIVEKRAGDITAAYADTTIANKELNWKTEKTLEDALLSSWKWQENQ is encoded by the coding sequence ATGAAAAAGATATTAGTTACTGGTGGATTAGGTTTTATAGGTTCACATACTGTTGTCGAATTACAAAATAAAGGTTTTGAAGTTGTTATTATTGATGATTTATCAAACTCTAAAATAACTGTTTTAGATAAAATTACAGAAATTACAGGTGTAAAACCCGATTTTCATCAATTAGATTTACGTATAAAATCAAACGTTACTAATTTTTTCAACAATAATACTATTGATGGAATTATTCATTTTGCTGCTTTTAAAGCCGTTGGAGAAAGTGTTCAAAATCCGTTAGATTATTACGAAAACAACATCGGAAGTTTAGTTTATTTACTACAAGAAATCAGAAATAGAAAAATTGATAATTTCATTTTCAGTTCATCTTGCACCGTTTACGGACAAGCCGATGAATTACCAATTACCGAAAATGCGCCTACAAAACCTGCTGAATCTCCTTACGGAAACACAAAGCAAATTGGTGAAGAAATTATAAAAGATAGCTGTGATGCCTATAATATAAATGCTATTGCATTACGTTATTTTAATCCGATTGGCGCACACGATAGCCTTAAAATTGGCGAATTACCTTTAGGAGTTCCTCAAAATTTAATTCCGTATGTAACACAAACTGCAGTAGGAATCAGAAAAGAATTATCTGTTTTTGGTGATGATTACGAAACTCCTGACGGAACAGCAATTCGTGATTATATTCACGTGGTCGATTTAGCAAAAGCACATATTGCTGCGTTAAATCGTTTATTAGAAAAAAAGAACAAAACTAATTTTGAGTTTTTTAATGTAGGTACAGGAACAGGAAGTTCGGTTTTAGAGGTTATCAATTCATTTGAAAAAGTTACCAATAAAAAACTAAACTATAAAATTGTTGAAAAACGAGCAGGTGATATTACCGCTGCATATGCAGACACTACCATTGCTAATAAAGAGTTGAATTGGAAAACTGAAAAAACCTTAGAAGATGCTTTATTATCTTCTTGGAAATGGCAAGAAAATCAATAA
- a CDS encoding DNA/RNA non-specific endonuclease, which translates to MITSKKIKLIVGIIVLIAGYFINQNPNDNSIQIESTDQINIGDFNYLPTSTTGVIVKHDGYQLSYNEKREQAEWVAYSLSKEDIRTTKINRPYFINDPKVKTRSANYKSYKKSGYDKGHLCPAADKKHSIKAYKETFYTSNISPQRHSFNAGIWRKLEEKSRYWAKKYDKIYIITGGILKDDLRTIGRDKVSIPTEFYKIILDYTGPEVKAIAFLIPHKKSTKPLYDYVISIDDLEEKTGIDFFPALPDDIEEKLESSSNYKAWSFR; encoded by the coding sequence ATGATTACATCAAAAAAAATAAAATTAATAGTTGGTATTATTGTACTTATTGCAGGATACTTTATTAATCAAAATCCTAATGATAATTCAATACAAATTGAATCAACAGACCAAATAAATATAGGCGATTTTAATTATTTACCAACCTCAACAACAGGAGTTATCGTAAAACATGATGGCTATCAATTATCTTATAATGAAAAACGTGAACAGGCAGAATGGGTGGCTTATTCATTAAGTAAAGAAGATATTCGTACAACTAAAATTAATAGACCTTATTTTATTAATGATCCGAAAGTAAAAACAAGATCAGCTAATTATAAAAGCTATAAAAAATCGGGATATGACAAAGGTCATTTATGCCCTGCGGCAGATAAAAAACATTCGATAAAAGCATATAAAGAAACTTTTTACACTTCTAATATTTCTCCACAAAGACATAGTTTTAATGCAGGTATCTGGAGAAAATTAGAAGAAAAATCAAGATATTGGGCAAAGAAATATGACAAAATATACATTATTACAGGTGGAATTTTAAAAGATGATTTAAGAACCATCGGTCGTGATAAAGTTTCTATCCCTACTGAATTTTATAAAATAATATTAGATTATACAGGACCCGAAGTTAAAGCTATCGCTTTTTTAATACCTCATAAAAAAAGTACAAAACCATTATATGATTATGTTATTTCTATTGATGATTTAGAAGAAAAAACAGGTATTGATTTTTTTCCTGCCTTACCAGATGATATTGAAGAGAAACTAGAAAGTTCTAGTAATTACAAAGCTTGGAGCTTTAGATAA
- a CDS encoding ABC transporter permease produces the protein MSSKKPNSLWQLAIQKFKQSKIGLSSFWFIIFCGLIAVFCYVIAPDNSNSANQMHLEIHSKAPGFSVLMLSIPSKSKEKQSWFSVFVDGKKNVSTEISIKSYAIKEHQLEVLKYSDGLSKAYPLSLFKNQPKKYIQQKTFWFGTDKYGRDLLSRLLIGARISFFIGFIAVFISLLIGIPIGAIAGYFGGKIDNFIMWIINITWSIPTLLLVIAITLALGKGFWQVFIAVGLTMWVEVARVVRGQVITTKQQQYVEAAKALGFSDFRIIFKHILPNILAPIIVISAANFAAAILIESGLSFLGIGAQPPTPSWGAMIKNHYNYIILGKPFLALIPGLAIMSLVMAFMLIGNTLRDALDVKS, from the coding sequence TTGAGCTCTAAAAAACCAAATTCGTTATGGCAATTAGCCATTCAAAAATTTAAACAAAGTAAAATAGGTTTATCTAGCTTTTGGTTTATTATTTTCTGTGGATTAATTGCTGTTTTTTGCTATGTAATTGCTCCTGATAATAGTAATTCGGCAAACCAAATGCATTTAGAAATACATTCTAAAGCTCCTGGTTTTTCAGTATTGATGCTTAGTATTCCGTCAAAATCAAAAGAAAAACAATCGTGGTTTTCGGTTTTTGTGGATGGAAAAAAAAATGTTTCTACAGAAATCTCTATAAAATCATATGCAATAAAAGAGCATCAATTAGAGGTTTTAAAATATTCGGATGGTTTATCAAAAGCATATCCGCTGTCTTTATTTAAAAATCAACCTAAAAAATATATTCAACAAAAAACATTTTGGTTTGGAACAGATAAATATGGACGAGATTTATTAAGTCGCTTATTAATTGGAGCACGAATTTCTTTTTTCATCGGATTTATAGCTGTTTTTATATCGCTTTTAATCGGAATTCCTATTGGTGCAATTGCAGGTTATTTTGGTGGGAAAATCGATAATTTTATTATGTGGATTATCAATATTACTTGGTCTATTCCTACTTTATTATTGGTAATAGCCATCACTTTAGCTTTAGGAAAAGGATTTTGGCAAGTGTTTATCGCCGTAGGCTTAACGATGTGGGTGGAAGTTGCTCGTGTAGTGCGTGGGCAAGTAATTACAACCAAACAACAACAATATGTAGAAGCCGCAAAAGCTTTAGGTTTTTCTGATTTTAGAATTATTTTCAAACATATTTTACCTAATATTTTAGCTCCGATAATTGTAATATCTGCGGCTAATTTTGCAGCTGCAATTTTAATTGAAAGTGGCTTAAGTTTTTTAGGAATTGGAGCACAACCTCCTACTCCATCTTGGGGAGCTATGATTAAAAATCATTATAATTATATCATTTTAGGAAAACCTTTTTTAGCCTTAATTCCTGGATTGGCAATTATGAGTTTAGTAATGGCTTTTATGCTAATAGGAAATACACTTCGTGATGCTTTAGATGTAAAATCTTAA